One window of the Lepeophtheirus salmonis chromosome 7, UVic_Lsal_1.4, whole genome shotgun sequence genome contains the following:
- the LOC121122113 gene encoding uncharacterized protein isoform X1, whose translation MLRDPATMSRVLDLFNRGIAGYSRIPNGVKPISYKITLQPNFTTFEFEGRVEIAVICSEPSDEIILNCKDLIIHTVSIYSYTDKGYISSLYFVTDEILLINLDSPMLPVTDPNDVSAIIQISFRGYHRDNLSGFYRTLQRDNSYAVVCHFEPTGARSAFPCWDEPEYKAYFDVCLSVPKGYVAISNMPQESTKAFEGILGEIQPEEYELIIFQTTPLMSTYLMCCIVGHFDYIQDTTTDGIPLRIYTDEGNSELGRFALDIGIQALDFYKDFFGISYMLPKLDMIAIGDLPIKAMENWGILTFKEKYLLYNSNFNSKNTKKKITRLVTHHIAHQWFGNLVTMNWWTHLWLKEGFATWIQTLCTDFLFPEWNEWASFINETMNPALEHDALINSHPVQTPVEDPSEIGQIFDIIPYNKGASVIRMLYNWLGEEKFRLGIKNYLTKYSFSIATTDNLWMELESTSDFPVKDVMSTWVQHKGFPILSFSMSKNNKGISLSIEQEEVNPSLDESVPPTIWSIPINLKNKEGITIFKGIMKEKKLTIEINEFDVDSDFINFNSQCCGYFRVNYPLSAEYGGLKCFYGAIESQSICLNDRICLINDQIALTLLGKSNAINVLEFVKHFNDDDDYEVWYSISSCLHKFRILLLDEPQGLDAFNPWVCEFLSNPIHKFEVFKAENESYFVPLIRSLLLINLIESGDNVIIDACYKRFEEFKKNGDVLDADIVGPLYCAAMKRDSLTNFGFFLSSISENESAEERSNIYTSFGFIDEAMLLKNILQTAIDGTYIPNQDFNNILTSMSSRSALGRNTAWSFFKEQRYIFDEKYKSAIVYYPKLIKSFISNFGTQEAADEVENYFRAEPALLAQRVINEGIEKIDLLRKWRERDLLLTIDFLSSHS comes from the exons ATGCTGCGTGATCCTGCAACCATGTCTAGAGTACTTGACCTCTTCAATAGAGGAATTGCTGGATATTCAAGGATTCCTAATGGAGTTAAACCAATATCCTACAAAATCACACTTCAACCCAATTTTACAACTTTTGAATTTGAGGGAAGAGTTGAGATTGCCGTGATTTGTTCAGAGCCATCTGATGAAATTATACTTAATTGCAAGGACTTGATTATTCACACTGTGTCAATTTATAGTTATACGGATAAAggatatatttcttctttatactTTGTGACGGACGAAATTCTTCTTATCAATCTTGATTCTCCCATGCTTCCTGTTACTGATCCAAACGATGTTTCAGCTATCATTCAAATATCTTTTCGTGGTTATCACAGGGATAACCTCTCTGGATTTTATCGAACTTTACAAAGAGATAATAGCTATGCCGTAGTTTGTCATTTTGAACCAACAGGAGCCCGATCAGCTTTTCCTTGTTGGGACGAACCCGAATATAAAGCATATTTTGATGTGTGTTTATCAGTTCCTAAAGGCTATGTTGCTATTTCCAATATGCCTCAGGAAAGTACGAAAGCATTTGAAGGCATATTAGGAGAAATACAACCTGAAGAGTATGAATTGATCATTTTTCAAACCACACCTCTCATGTCAACATATCTCATGTGTTGCATTGTTGGGCACTTTGATTATATCCAAGACACAACTACTGATGGTATTCCCTTACGCATTTATACTGATGAAGGTAACTCAGAGTTAGGACGATTTGCTTTGGATATAGGGATTCAGGCTCTCGACTTCTACAAGGACTTTTTTGGTATATCGTATATGTTACCTAAATTAGATATGATAGCTATTGGAGATCTACCCATCAAAGCTATGGAAAATTGGGgcattttaacttttaaag aAAAATACTTGCTgtacaattcaaattttaactccaagaatacaaagaaaaaaataactcgaCTTGTTACACATCATATAGCTCATCAATGGTTTGGTAATTTAGTAACCATGAATTGGTGGACTCACTTATGGCTAAAAGAAGGATTCGCAACTTGGATTCAAACTCTGTGTACAGATTTTTTATTCCCTGAATGGAATGAGTGGGCctcatttataaatgaaacaatGAACCCAGCATTAGAACATGATGCATTAATAAATTCACATCCAGTGCAAACTCCAGTTGAGGATCCAAGTGAAATAGgacaaatatttgatataattccTTATAATAAAGGAGCATCTGTTATTCGAATGCTCTATAATTGGCTCGGAGAAGAAAAATTTCGATTAgggatcaaaaattatttaaccaaATATTCTTTTTCGATTGCTACGACAGATAACTTATGGATGGAGTTGGAATCTACTTCTGACTTTCCAGTAAAAGATGTCATGTCTACATGGGTACAACATAAGGGATTTCccattctttcattttcaatgtccaaaaataataaaggtatATCTCTTTCAATTGAACAAGAAGAAGTCAACCCTTCCTTGGATGAGTCTGTGCCTCCGACGATTTGGAGTATCCCaatcaatttaaagaataaagaaggaattaCTATCTTTAAAGGAATcatgaaagaaaagaaacttACTATAGAAATCAATGAATTTGATGTCGATAGTGATTTTATTAACTTCAATTCCCAATGTTGTGGTTACTTTCGAGTCAACTATCCACTTTCAGCAGAGTATGGGggtttgaaatgtttttatggtGCGATTGAAAGTCAAAGTATATGCTTAAATGACCGAATATGTCTGATCAATGATCAAATAGCTCTCACTCTTCTTGGAAAATCCAATGCTATCAATGTGCTAgaatttgtaaaacattttaatgaTGACGATGATTACGAAGTTTGGTATTCGATTTCTTCTTGTCTTCATAAGTTTCGCATACTTTTGTTGGATGAGCCACAAGGACTTGACGCTTTTAATCCATGGGTTTGCGAGTTTCTCTCAAACCCAATACATAAATTTGAAGTCTTTAAGGCTGAAAATGAGAGCTACTTTGTTCCTCTCATTAGATCTCTTCTTCTTATAAATCTGATTGAATCAGGAGATAATGTGATTATTGATGCTTGTTACAAACGCTTTgaggaatttaaaaagaatgggGATGTTTTAGATGCTGACATTGTCGGGCCTTTATATTGTGCTGCTATGAAGAGGGATTCTTTAACCAATTTCGGCTTTTTCTTATCTTCTATTAGCGAGAATGAATCCGCTGAAGAAAGGAGTAATATTTATACTTCATTTGGTTTTATAGATGAGGCAATGctactgaaaaatatattacaaacagCTATTGATGGTACTTATATTCCTAATcaggattttaataatattttaacttcaatGTCCTCTAGGAGTGCTCTAGGAAGGAATACAGCATGGAGTTTCTTCAAGGAGCAAAGATAtatctttgatgaaaaatataaatccgCAATCGTCTATTATCCGAagttaataaaaagtttcatttcaaattttggtaCTCAAGAGGCTGCAGACGAAGTAGAAAATTACTTTAGAGCAGAACCTGCCTTGTTAGCTCAGCGAGTCATTAATGAAGGAATAGAGAAAATAGACCTTTTGAGAAAATGGAGGGAAAGGGATTTATTACTCACAATAGATTTTTTAAGTTCCCATTCgtga
- the LOC121122113 gene encoding puromycin-sensitive aminopeptidase-like protein isoform X2, whose product MLRDPATMSRVLDLFNRGIAGYSRIPNGVKPISYKITLQPNFTTFEFEGRVEIAVICSEPSDEIILNCKDLIIHTVSIYSYTDKGYISSLYFVTDEILLINLDSPMLPVTDPNDVSAIIQISFRGYHRDNLSGFYRTLQRDNSYAVVCHFEPTGARSAFPCWDEPEYKAYFDVCLSVPKGYVAISNMPQESTKAFEGILGEIQPEEYELIIFQTTPLMSTYLMCCIVGHFDYIQDTTTDGIPLRIYTDEGNSELGRFALDIGIQALDFYKDFFGISYMLPKLDMIAIGDLPIKAMENWGILTFKEKYLLYNSNFNSKNTKKKITRLVTHHIAHQWFGNLVTMNWWTHLWLKEGFATWIQTLCTDFLFPEWNEWASFINETMNPALEHDALINSHPVQTPVEDPSEIGQIFDIIPYNKGASVIRMLYNWLGEEKFRLGIKNYLTKYSFSIATTDNLWMELESTSDFPVKDVMSTWVQHKGFPILSFSMSKNNKGISLSIEQEEVNPSLDESVPPTIWSIPINLKNKEGITIFKGIMKEKKLTIEINEFDVDSDFINFNSQCCGYFRVNYPLSAEYGGLKCFYGAIESQSICLNDRICLINDQIALTLLGKSNAINVLEFVKHFNDDDDYEVWYSISSCLHKFRILLLDEPQGLDAFNPWVCEFLSNPIHKFEVFKAENESYFVPLIRSLLLINLIESGDNVIIDACYKRFEEFKKNGDVLDADIVGPLYCAAMKRDSLTNFGFFLSSISENESAEERSNIYTSFGFIDEAMLLKNILQTAIDGVL is encoded by the exons ATGCTGCGTGATCCTGCAACCATGTCTAGAGTACTTGACCTCTTCAATAGAGGAATTGCTGGATATTCAAGGATTCCTAATGGAGTTAAACCAATATCCTACAAAATCACACTTCAACCCAATTTTACAACTTTTGAATTTGAGGGAAGAGTTGAGATTGCCGTGATTTGTTCAGAGCCATCTGATGAAATTATACTTAATTGCAAGGACTTGATTATTCACACTGTGTCAATTTATAGTTATACGGATAAAggatatatttcttctttatactTTGTGACGGACGAAATTCTTCTTATCAATCTTGATTCTCCCATGCTTCCTGTTACTGATCCAAACGATGTTTCAGCTATCATTCAAATATCTTTTCGTGGTTATCACAGGGATAACCTCTCTGGATTTTATCGAACTTTACAAAGAGATAATAGCTATGCCGTAGTTTGTCATTTTGAACCAACAGGAGCCCGATCAGCTTTTCCTTGTTGGGACGAACCCGAATATAAAGCATATTTTGATGTGTGTTTATCAGTTCCTAAAGGCTATGTTGCTATTTCCAATATGCCTCAGGAAAGTACGAAAGCATTTGAAGGCATATTAGGAGAAATACAACCTGAAGAGTATGAATTGATCATTTTTCAAACCACACCTCTCATGTCAACATATCTCATGTGTTGCATTGTTGGGCACTTTGATTATATCCAAGACACAACTACTGATGGTATTCCCTTACGCATTTATACTGATGAAGGTAACTCAGAGTTAGGACGATTTGCTTTGGATATAGGGATTCAGGCTCTCGACTTCTACAAGGACTTTTTTGGTATATCGTATATGTTACCTAAATTAGATATGATAGCTATTGGAGATCTACCCATCAAAGCTATGGAAAATTGGGgcattttaacttttaaag aAAAATACTTGCTgtacaattcaaattttaactccaagaatacaaagaaaaaaataactcgaCTTGTTACACATCATATAGCTCATCAATGGTTTGGTAATTTAGTAACCATGAATTGGTGGACTCACTTATGGCTAAAAGAAGGATTCGCAACTTGGATTCAAACTCTGTGTACAGATTTTTTATTCCCTGAATGGAATGAGTGGGCctcatttataaatgaaacaatGAACCCAGCATTAGAACATGATGCATTAATAAATTCACATCCAGTGCAAACTCCAGTTGAGGATCCAAGTGAAATAGgacaaatatttgatataattccTTATAATAAAGGAGCATCTGTTATTCGAATGCTCTATAATTGGCTCGGAGAAGAAAAATTTCGATTAgggatcaaaaattatttaaccaaATATTCTTTTTCGATTGCTACGACAGATAACTTATGGATGGAGTTGGAATCTACTTCTGACTTTCCAGTAAAAGATGTCATGTCTACATGGGTACAACATAAGGGATTTCccattctttcattttcaatgtccaaaaataataaaggtatATCTCTTTCAATTGAACAAGAAGAAGTCAACCCTTCCTTGGATGAGTCTGTGCCTCCGACGATTTGGAGTATCCCaatcaatttaaagaataaagaaggaattaCTATCTTTAAAGGAATcatgaaagaaaagaaacttACTATAGAAATCAATGAATTTGATGTCGATAGTGATTTTATTAACTTCAATTCCCAATGTTGTGGTTACTTTCGAGTCAACTATCCACTTTCAGCAGAGTATGGGggtttgaaatgtttttatggtGCGATTGAAAGTCAAAGTATATGCTTAAATGACCGAATATGTCTGATCAATGATCAAATAGCTCTCACTCTTCTTGGAAAATCCAATGCTATCAATGTGCTAgaatttgtaaaacattttaatgaTGACGATGATTACGAAGTTTGGTATTCGATTTCTTCTTGTCTTCATAAGTTTCGCATACTTTTGTTGGATGAGCCACAAGGACTTGACGCTTTTAATCCATGGGTTTGCGAGTTTCTCTCAAACCCAATACATAAATTTGAAGTCTTTAAGGCTGAAAATGAGAGCTACTTTGTTCCTCTCATTAGATCTCTTCTTCTTATAAATCTGATTGAATCAGGAGATAATGTGATTATTGATGCTTGTTACAAACGCTTTgaggaatttaaaaagaatgggGATGTTTTAGATGCTGACATTGTCGGGCCTTTATATTGTGCTGCTATGAAGAGGGATTCTTTAACCAATTTCGGCTTTTTCTTATCTTCTATTAGCGAGAATGAATCCGCTGAAGAAAGGAGTAATATTTATACTTCATTTGGTTTTATAGATGAGGCAATGctactgaaaaatatattacaaacagCTATTGATG GAGTGCTCTAG
- the LOC121122016 gene encoding glutaredoxin-1, translating to MTNKDKSYVEGQIKSKKVFVISKTYCPFATKAKDVLKKYDISPENIEILEIDGSEFCEEIQDYMKSLTGARTVPRVFIGGECIGGGSETESLHKSKKLEPMLKNVGAI from the exons atgACTAATAAGGATAAAAGTTATGTTGAAGGACAAATTAAGTCCAAGAAAGTATTCGTCATCTCTAAAACTTACTGTCCATTTGCAACAAAGGCCAAG GACGTATTGAAAAAGTATGACATTTCACCTGAGAACATAGAAATCTTAGAAATTGATGGATCTGAATTTTGCGAGGAAATTCAAGACTACATGAAAAGTCTCACTGGAGCAAGAACG GTGCCTCGTGTTTTCATTGGAGGTGAGTGCATTGGAGGGGGATCCGAAACTGAGTCCCTGCACAAATCCAAGAAACTGGAACCCATGTTGAAAAATGTTGGTGCAATCTAA
- the Cog1 gene encoding conserved oligomeric Golgi complex subunit 1, producing MSMKMGVALILNEETEELFRSKTIDEMKEISSKFSWSIGETRRELRTTVGERYRDLLSAAETIVKMNEEISLLSCSLTSLVADVEKISLSPSFRRDTTPTGATGLQEISPSNLPYLNVASQIKLLRDIPDLIWSHLEGDLYTSVQLYLLGSHVRTNLICSSQHDATIVKQNFLPLIQRQWESISHFRSTLLSSLDKKLALKGEDSTLLAGMVLLDPPDSPLSLYKNVLLKVRRSRLEDIVVSSISGKDYVAEILYTIRSTLLFLKSAFIDGDLRESLKDSQNPTLELHHLFTALSPISKFLPAVIKDFIPSVLLKETLLKAEDVREITREWLDEVHEFLKKETKSRILAHVSTIEGLASIRKRIYEMFSGLSDESRWDIACKEILGSSLNLWNEFFDVVFVERVESLIESKVGGSIYVIESKLDTLMKSNEVNNEMNLSNFIWSEGNGTKNELSMQTLCFSPEVQNLCSQFDSTFKNLLEDVSHYVATKSEMDYLKKSVLKKNSPEPFSLSANNEPVLQYVKTTISKHIKDLFSRINQKYSNQNNETPDAMLIHIGRLYQAIPEMSPFWLEALTKSVADDNLLSLRSKKDNILNELKVEFDHQSKLYFGYWKEHCIKVIDQSISFGDGDQKTYLEILPKWESVTISEESEDGNVVESVIRIPNQPSVVLVFSLNNICNIIYNVGPQSFPAGILNSFSHDICLKLLCVYEEKTVKKLQKIPQDVAFQILFDLKFIHHIMISGDSFELTEKYNDIINSVENHIDPFDLDVFSEHISNRVQKSSVAYQCLFGGIIPSNRFYILNSLKSVQTNLTSSKDQKQSHNLLNTAQNSKTRFPLLPIPTGGSSGQNIPRASLTRLVPDLNRKKSITKIAESNLSSGGFLSAVSSSWFGSK from the exons ATGAGCATGAAAATGGGTGTTGCACTAATCCTGAACGAGGAAACGGAGGAGCTCTTCCGTTCCAAGACAATcgatgaaatgaaagaaatatccaGTAAGTTCTCTTGGAGCATCGGAGAGACGCGAAGGGAACTCCGAACCACCGTAGGGGAGCGCTATCGAGATCTCCTTTCCGCTGCAGAAACTATTGTGAAGATGAATGAAGAGATCTCTTTACTCTCTTGCTCCTTGACGTCTCTCGTGGCGGATGTGGAGAAGATTTCCTTGTCGCCCTCATTCAGAAGGGACACAACTCCAACTGGAGCAACGGGTCTTCAAGAAATTTCTCCTTCCAATCTACCTTATTTGAACGTTGCCTCTCAAATTAAACTTCTAAG AGATATACCAGATCTGATTTGGTCTCATCTGGAAGGGGATTTGTACACGAGTGTACAGCTCTATCTCCTTGGATCACATGTTCGAACAAATCTCATTTGTTCATCTCAACATGATGCAACTATTGTGAAACAGAATTTTCTTCCACTCATTCAGCGGCAATGGGAGTCTATTTCTCATTTTCGTTCGACGTTACTTTCCTCCTTGGATAAAAAACTAGCTTTAAAGGGAGAGGACTCCACCCTTTTGGCTGGAATGGTTCTTTTAGATCCTCCTGATTCACCGCTATCTCTATACAAAAACGTACTTTTGAAGGTGCGTCGCTCTAGACTTGAAGATATTGTCGTCTCATCTATTTCTGGAAAGGATTATGTTGCAGAAATATTGTATACGATAAGAAGCACTCTGTTGTTTTTGAAGTCTGCTTTTATTGATGGGGATCTGAGGGAGTCCCTAAAGGATTCTCAGAATCCAACTCTGGAACTGCATCATTTATTTACGGCTCTCAGCCCAATTTCTAAATTTCTTCCAGCTGTTATCAAGGATTTCATTCCTTCAGTTCTCCTTAAAGAGACTCTTCTTAAAGCGGAAGATGTTAGAGAAATAACGAGAGAGTGGTTGGATGAAGTTCATGAATTCTTAAAGAAAGAGACGAAATCCCGAATCTTAGCTCACGTTTCAACCATTGAGGGTCTAGCATCCATTAGAAAACGAATATATGAGATGTTTTCTGGACTTAGTGACGAATCTCGATGGGACATAGCTTGTAAAGAAATCCTCGGTTCATCTTTAAATCTTTGGAAtgaattttttgatgttgtgTTTGTTGAAAGAGTTGAGTCATTAATTGAGTCTAAGGTTGGGGGAAGTATATATGTGATTGAGTCCAAACTAGATACCCTTATGAAGAGTAATGAggtaaataatgaaatgaactTATCTAATTTCATATGGAGTGAAGGTAATGGCACCAAAAATGAATTGTCCATGCAAACTCTGTGCTTTTCTCCTGAAGTCCAAAACTTGTGTTCACAATTTGATTCTACCttcaaaaatcttttggaaGATGTCTCTCACTATGTTGCTACAAAATCTGAAAtggactatttaaaaaaatctgttctTAAAAAGAATAGCCCTGAACCTTTTAGCCTTTCAGCAAATAATGAGCCTGTGCTTCAGTACGTCAAGACTACCATTTCGAAACATATTAAAGATCTTTTCTCcagaatcaatcaaaaatatagtaatcaaaataatgaaacacCAGATGCAATGCTGATTCATATAGGTCGTTTATATCAAGCCATTCCGGAAATGTCGCCATTTTGGCTTGAAGCTCTTACTAAGTCAGTCGCAGATGACAACCTTTTGAGCCTTCGATCTAAAAAggacaatattttaaatgaattaaaagtagaatttgACCATCAAAGCAAGTTATATTTCGGTTATTGGAAGGAACACTGCATTAAAGTAATTGATCAAAGTATTAGTTTTGGCGATGGAgatcaaaaaacttatttagaaATACTGCCAAAATGGGAATCAGTGACAATTTCCGAAGAATCTGAGGATGGAAATGTCGTTGAATCAGTTATAAGGATTCCCAATCAGCCCTCTGTTGTTCTAGTCTTctctttgaataatatttgcaatataatCTACAACGTGGGTCCTCAATCCTTCCCTGCTGGTATTCTTAATTCCTTTTCACATGACATTTGTCTTAAATTATTGTGTGtctatgaagaaaaaactgttaaaaagtTGCAGAAGATTCCTCAAGACGTCGCCTTTCAAATCTTATTCGACTTAAAATTCATTCATCATATCATGATTTCTGGGGATTCATTTGAATTGACAGAGAAATACaatgatattataaattcaGTTGAAAATCATATCGATCCCTTCGACCTAGACGTTTTTTCAGAACATATAAGCAATCGAGTGCAAAAGTCAAGTGTAGCCTATCAGTGCCTATTTGGTGGTATCATTCCATCAAACAGgttctatattttgaattccCTCAAATCTGTGCAAACAAATCTGACCTCCAGTAAAGATCAAAAACAGTCACACAATCTCCTAAACACAGCCCAGAATTCAAAGACCCGGTTTCCTCTACTTCCTATACCAACAGGTGGAAGCAGTGGTCAAAATATTCCACGGGCTTCTCTTACAAGACTTGTGCCGGATTTGAACAGAAAGAAAAGCATTACTAAAATTGCAGAGTCAAATCTGTCTAGTGGAGGATTTTTGAGTGCCGTGAGCTCTAGTTGGTTTGGTTCTAAATGA
- the LOC121122013 gene encoding uncharacterized protein, producing MVQLMRAFKSFPLILCVLFGVVYGELEQISNKSELVKLTEQEEYVVVLFGGDTEETLENELSAIREDLVDSLNAWVVKLEDDDLKKEIDPHVGSDSMIVFYRKGVPVIYKGAASDEELLETLIAHKDKCSRDLTDTSFEHLTQAATGATTGDWFVLFFKEDLAESVSLFPRMETLACLHRGRINIGNVNRGSTGAVTGRRFNVDAVPSIILFRLGRMYRYDSDKFDIDSMSKFITEIYKEKKGESIPMPKSAFDDLVQLCVDLLKENPLMCLAVIAIPLIIIISFIYLTKSEEPKAKKKKKKKDT from the exons ATGGTCCAACTCATGAGGGCCTTCAAGTCATTTCCGCTCATCCTCTGCGTCCTCTTTGGAGTAGTGTACGGGGAGCTGGAGCAGATTTCTAACAAGAGTGAACTAGTGAAATTAACGGAGCAGGAGGAATATGTGGTGGTTCTCTTCGGAGGGGATACGGAAGAGACCCTTGAGAACGAACTCTCTGCCATTCGAGAGGATTTGGTGGATTCCCTCAACGCTTGGGTTGTCAAGTTGGAGGATGATGATCTCAAAAAGGAGATTGACCCTCATGTTGGCTCTGATTCCATGATCGTCTTTTACCGCAAAGGAGTTCCCGTCATTTACAAAGGAGCTGCCTCCGATGAAGAGCTCTTGGAAACTCTGATTGCCCACAAGGACAAATGTAGTCGTGACCTCACAGACACGTCTTTCGAGCATTTAACTCAGGCTGCCACGGGTGCGACCACCGGAGACTGGTTTGTACTCTTTTTTAAAGAGGATCTTGCAGAGAGTGTCTCCCTCTTCCCACGCATGGAAACACTGGCATGTCTACATCGGGGGAGAATTAATATAGGAAATGTCAATCGTGGCTCCACTGGAGCGGTCACGGGAAGGAGATTCAATGTGGATGCTGTGCCGTCCATTATTCTTTTCAGATTAGGAAGAATGTATCGCTATGACTCGGACAAATTTGATATCGACTCCATGTCAAAGTTCATCACCGAGATATACAAAGAAAAGAAGGGAGAGTCTATTCCAATGCCGAAATCAGCCTT tGATGATTTAGTTCAACTCTGCGTGGATTTACTCAAAGAGAATCCCTTGATGTGTCTAGCTGTAATTGCTATACCTTTGATcattattatatcttttatttatctaaCAAAGTCAGAAGAGCCTAAagcaaagaagaaaaagaagaagaaggacaCGTAA